In one Drosophila pseudoobscura strain MV-25-SWS-2005 chromosome X, UCI_Dpse_MV25, whole genome shotgun sequence genomic region, the following are encoded:
- the IntS10 gene encoding integrator complex subunit 10 yields the protein MRNNEENELYMVKQAQSLRKRDPCAAKAWIITAKTLYPAAFNVQYEAYLFERDGKNYEEAAKCFSVIATNFPNQHTELWQEINALTNALRNESENTPEQEFFVKMYKHLTPDVQHNIFMHTINHCGDDLEQCICIYILMFKKFPKSVTTHAPRLLELLAEGMTTDPDLYQRILVEDVLPMIQHKPPELPPVLACRLYTNSLEYYLRQIMDSESEPTDPWKTIFKVLMLCGQMMGWEPFLPFSKQGSQNVYWEKLVDILSASPPGSSKVLFYATTLFIYSLHGYIRNCRLRIDDADVSHVLVEGFIEWAPDGDGSEDQTMEPPKFSLTTPISPDLSNAFLHAAQCWQLLNTDQFQRDFSQLMVALPLAPWISRFLFDLAIYFGHRDEANKLMGEMTTQSSLVQSLQILSLNLMQGSMTLQGFQCILKIIGELPATNGHLLENMTLKGHRHMVFLPLTRAALVQYCTGAIISRISRQVYEPNCSDRLLGDLLVLQQLNLLNDLRLTQQIFSVIKQRKSFNLRILSTYIIGIDLIEELSHIWNSQVEDSNFELTGSPTGVSSGGPASAGAPARRIGTRGADKGARDEFKTITRQQIARCNENIITLLANFITQEQLMLAQHIFGIQPVETIEIK from the exons atgCGCAACAACGAGGAAAACGAATTGTACATGGTTAAGCAGGCGCAGAGCCTGCGAAAGAGGGATCCCTGTGCAGCCAAGGCCTGGATAATCACGGCCAAGACGCTGTATCCCGCTGCATTCAATGTGCAGTATGAGGCGTACCTCTTTGAGCGCGATGGCAAGAACTACGAGGAGGCGGCCAAGTGTTTCAGTGTCAT AGCCACCAACTTTCCGAATCAGCATACAGAGCTGTGGCAGGAAATAAACGCCCTGACCAATGCCCTAAGGAACGAGAGCGAGAACACACCGGAGCAGGAGTTCTTTGTGAAGATGTACAAGCATTTGACGCCCGATGTGCAGCACAACATATTCATGCATACCATCAACCACTGCGGCGACGATCTGGAGCAGTGCATCTGCATCTATATATTGATGTTTAAGAAATTCCCCAAGTCGGTCACAACGCACGCTCCGCGTCTCCTCGAGCTGTTGGCCGAGGGCATGACAACGGATCCGGATCTGTATCAGCGTATACTGGTCGAGGATGTGCTGCCGATGATACAGCACAAGCCCCCCGAGCTGCCACCAGTGCTGGCCTGCAGGCTCTACACCAACTCCTTGGAGTATTATCTGCGTCAGATAATGGACTCGGAATCGGAACCTACGGACCCCTGGAAGACTATATTCAAAGTCCTAATGCTCTGCGGCCAGATGATGGGCTGGGAACCATTCCTGCCCTTCAGTAAGCAGGGCAGCCAGAATGTATACTGGGAGAAGCTGGTGGACATCCTGTCCGCCAGTCCACCGGGCAGCTCCAAGGTGCTCTTCTATGCCACCACCCTGTTCATCTACTCGCTGCATGGCTACATACGCAACTGCCGACTGCGCATCGATGATGCGGACGTCAGTCATGTGCTGGTCGAAGGCTTTATTGAGTGGGCGCCAGATGGCGACGGCTCTGAGGATCAGACCATGGAGCCGCCCAAGTTCTCGCTGACGACGCCCATCAGTCCGGATCTGTCGAATGCCTTTCTGCACGCGGCCCAGTGCTGGCAGCTGCTCAACACGGATCAATTTCAGCGGGACTTCAGCCAATTGATGGTGGCCCTGCCGCTGGCGCCATGGATATCGCGATTCCTCTTCGATCTAGCCATTTACTTTGGCCATCGCGACGAGGCCAACAAACTGATGGGGGAAATGACTACCCAGAGCAGTTTGGTGCAGAGCCTGCAGATCCTCAGTCTCAATCTAATGCAGGGGAGCATGACT CTCCAGGGCTTCCAGTGCATATTGAAGATCATTGGCGAGCTGCCCGCCACAAATGGCCATCTGTTGGAGAACATGACGCTCAAGGGTCATCGTCACATGGTCTTTCTGCCCCTCACTCGAGCCGCCCTCGTCCAATACTGCACGGGAGCCATCATTAGTCGCATCAGCCGCCAGGTATACGAGCCCAACTGCTCCGATCGTCTGCTTGGTGATCTCCTGGTGCTGCAGCAGTTGAATCTTCTCAACGACTTGCGGCTCACCCAGCAGATCTTCAGCGTGATCAAGCAACGCAAGTCGTTCAATCTGCGCATCCTTTCCACCTACATCATTGGCATCGATTTGATTGAGGAACTCTCGCACATATGGAACTCCCAGGTGGAGGATTCCAATTTCGAGCTAACTGGTTCACCCACAGGTGTGTCGAGCGGTGGGCCGGCCAGTGCTGGTGCGCCGGCTCGTCGCATCGGCACTCGGGGAGCGGACAAGGGCGCCAGGGACGAGTTTAAGACCATCACCAGGCAACAGATTGCACGCTGCAATGAGAATATCATCACACTCCTAGCGAACTTCATCACCCAGGAGCAGCTAATGCTGGCACAGCATATCTTTGGCATCCAACCCGTGGAGACCATCGAGATCAAGTAA
- the LOC6900624 gene encoding mpv17-like protein 2 produces the protein MLSIRCVRLLPWGPNPLRPLLAKQIDVPVVHQRSFTALSRIRTRVPADVIAGRACGRRMISGKTGEPLTLLLHRWTKLAWSNMFGKYLLVTNVLGSGLLMVVGDVIAQEYEYRRGLRRHDRYDTDRMLRMFVAGALQGPLHHYVYNWMDRIMPARTMKNIAKKILIDQLVMSPACILIFFYSVCYLEGQTLECTNNELIGKFPYIYLLDWMTWPAAQYLNFRYLDTKYRVTFVNICTAVYNVLISYMKHDFGIHLPLEQEAQPTFVESLSQGLRAPPATAPTSEADTANDKATPKKTH, from the coding sequence ATGTTGTCCATCCGCTGCGTACGGCTGCTGCCTTGGGGCCCGAATCCGCTCCGGCCGCTCCTAGCCAAACAAATCGATGTACCTGTCGTCCATCAGCGTTCCTTCACAGCCCTCTCCAGAATCCGCACACGAGTACCTGCTGATGTAATCGCTGGAAGAGCATGTGGCCGTCGAATGATCAGTGGCAAGACGGGCGAGCCCCTGACACTGCTCCTCCATCGCTGGACAAAGCTGGCGTGGAGCAACATGTTCGGCAAGTACCTGCTGGTCACAAATGTGTTGGGCTCCGGCCTGCTCATGGTCGTCGGCGATGTGATTGCCCAGGAGTACGAGTATCGCAGGGGACTGCGGCGACACGATCGCTATGATACGGATCGCATGCTCCGCATGTTTGTAGCCGGAGCACTGCAGGGACCACTCCACCACTACGTCTACAACTGGATGGATCGCATTATGCCGGCGCGTACCATGAAGAACATTGCCAAGAAGATACTCATCGACCAGCTGGTCATGTCGCCCGCCTGCATTCTGATATTCTTCTACTCCGTGTGCTATCTGGAGGGTCAAACGCTCGAGTGCACAAACAATGAGCTGATTGGGAAATTCCCCTACATATATTTGCTGGACTGGATGACCTGGCCGGCGGCACAGTATCTAAACTTTCGTTACCTGGACACCAAATATCGCGTTACGTTCGTGAACATCTGCACGGCCGTGTACAATGTTTTGATTTCCTACATGAAGCATGACTTCGGTATACATTTGCCGCTGGAGCAGGAAGCACAACCAACATTCGTTGAATCACTCAGCCAGGGATTAAGAGCGCCCCCGGCAACAGCACCGACATCGGAAGCAGACACAGCAAACGACAAAGCCACACCGAAGAAAACGCACTAA
- the LOC4813352 gene encoding mpv17-like protein 2: MWHIVSTAPMRNAVSRLLIHQKHPATVLATSLPRNYGRGRHWNNFLAKMFGKYLAVTNIVGSGLLLVAGDAVTQQYERAVHKRLFDFHRSGCMFLTGLAVGPVQHAFYSHLDEYLPDSKRITAVKKIFFDQMFMSPTYIFLFFYVSSLLEGKTIRESNAEIREKFLYTWMIDCLIWPAVQYLNFRFLNPRHRVVFINVTNCMYIVLLSYIKHDWALHNQNPEIKEKSD, encoded by the coding sequence ATGTGGCACATTGTTTCCACTGCTCCGATGCGAAACGCCGTTTCACGTTTGCTCATCCATCAAAAGCATCCAGCCACAGTATTGGCAACAAGCCTCCCCCGAAATTATGGCCGGGGGCGACATTGGAACAATTTTTTGGCGAAAAtgtttggcaaatatttggccGTTACGAATATTGTGGGGTCCGGACTTCTGCTGGTGGCCGGCGACGCAGTCACACAACAATATGAAAGAGCCGTTCATAAGAGATTGTTCGACTTTCACCGTTCGGGATGCATGTTCCTAACGGGTTTGGCTGTTGGCCCAGTGCAGCATGCATTCTATAGTCACCTAGATGAATACCTGCCGGATTCGAAACGTATTACTGCAGTGAAGAAGATCTTTTTCGATCAGATGTTCATGTCGCcaacatatatatttctgttCTTCTATGTATCCAGCCTGCTGGAGGGCAAAACAATCAGGGAGTCTAATGCAGAAATTCGCGAGAAATTCCTATACACCTGGATGATCGACTGTTTGATCTGGCCAGCAGTACAGTACCTGAATTTTCGCTTTCTCAATCCCAGGCATCGTGTGGTCTTCATAAACGTGACCAactgtatgtacatagtcCTGCTCTCTTATATAAAGCACGATTGGGCCCTCCATAATCAAAATCctgaaataaaagaaaaatccgACTAG
- the PIG-B gene encoding GPI mannosyltransferase 3 isoform X2, with amino-acid sequence MNLLYVFGLILGVRLASVFVVKTYYVPDEYWQSLEVAHKLTFGYGYLTWEWVQGIRSYVYPVLIAGLYKLLALLHLDSVQLLVLLPRILQATLTAYSDYRFYVWTGKRKWALFLILVPWFWFYTGSRTLANTLEASLTTIALSYFPWYGEGTAYLWPAAICCFLRPTAAVIWLPLSLYHLRKSRQSVVELILKRFLVIGLLVAGLGIAIDTYWHGHLIVTPYEFLKYNIFNNIGSFYGSHPWYWYFTVGLPTVLGINTLPFIYGIMETVRKSEKHEVSKQLLITIFLTLVVLSTVEHKEFRFVSSLLPLCLYVCVDAVSRWSYRASSTMLWCSAFVILLGNVLPAWYLSTVHQKGPIDLMPKLRDIAQEYRDEREHRANILFLMPCHSTPFYSHIHENVTMRFLTCEPNLKNQENFKDEADRFYESPNHWLSSHIPIHPRTALPTHVVLFDSLTEKIGDFLTNYKLLHSIEHAEHRQLRTGRAIQVYQRLLKGEENTFNRDQLPSEQDTESQIFDNRFN; translated from the exons ATGAATCTGCTGTACGTTTTTGGGCTGATTCTGGGCGTTCGCTTGGCTTCCGTTTTCGTGGTTAAGACTTATTACGTGCCCGACGAATACTGGCAAAGTCTGGAAGTGGCCCACAAACTGACCTTTGG atATGGCTACTTGACATGGGAGTGGGTCCAGGGCATACGCAGCTATGTGTATCCCGTGCTGATTGCTGGACTGTACAAACTGCTTGCTCTGCTCCATCTGGACAGCGTtcagctgctggtgctgttgccgCGCATCCTCCAGGCCACCTTGACGGCCTACTCCGACTATCGCTTCTATGTGTGGACCGGCAAGCGTAAGTGGGCCTTGTTTCTGATCTTGGTGCCTTGGTTCTGGTTCTACACTGGCTCGCGCACGCTGGCCAACACCTTGGAGGCATCGCTGACCACAATTGCGTTGAGCTACTTCCCGTGGTATGGCGAGGGAACCGCATATTTGTGGCCCGCTGCCATCTGTTGCTTCCTGCGTCCCACGGCTGCTGTCATCTGGCTTCCCCTGTCGCTCTATCATCTCCGCAAGAGTCGGCAGTCCGTGGTGGAGTTGATCCTGAAGCGTTTCTTGGTCATCGG CTTACTTGTTGCCGGCTTGGGCATTGCCATCGACACGTACTGGCACGGCCACCTCATTGTGACGCCGTACGAGTTCCTCAAGTACAACATCTTCAACAACATTGGCAGCTTCTATGGCTCGCATCCGTGGTATTGGTACTTCACCGTCGGCCTACCCACAGTGCTGGGCATCAACACTCTCCCGTTTATATACGGCATCATGGAAACAGTCCGCAAATCGGAAAAGCACGAGGTTAGCAAGCAATTACTGATTACCATTTTCCTCACACTGGTCGTGCTGAGTACGGTGGAGCATAAGGAGTTCCGTTTTGTGTCCTCGCTGCTGCCCTTGTGCCTGTATGTGTGCGTGGATGCCGTGTCCCGCTGGAGCTACCGTGCCTCGTCCACAATGCTCTGGTGCAGCGCATTTGTGATTCTATTAGGAAATGTGCTGCCCGCCTGGTACTTGAGCACGGTCCACCAGAAGGGACCCATCGATCTGATGCCAAAACTAAGGGATATTGCCCAAGAATATCGTGATGAGCGCGAACACCGGGCTAACATACTCTTCTTAATGCCATGCCACTCGACACCGTTTTACAG CCACATTCACGAGAATGTTACCATGAGGTTTCTCACCTGCGAGCCGAATCTGAAGAATCAGGAGAACTTTAAGGATGAAGCAGATCGCTTCTATGAGTCTCCCAATCACTGGCTGAGCTCACACATACCGATCCATCCTCGCACTGCCCTGCCCACTCATGTGGTGCTGTTCGATTCGCTAACTGAGAAGATTGGCGACTTTCTGACCAACTACAAGCTACTGCACAGCATCGAGCATGCAGAG CATCGGCAGTTGCGCACTGGACGTGCCATTCAGGTCTATCAGCGTCTGCTGAAGGGCGAAGAGAATACGTTTAATCGTGACCAGCTTCCGTCGGAGCAGGACACTGAGTCGCAGATCTTTGATAATCGTTTTAATTAA
- the PIG-B gene encoding GPI mannosyltransferase 3 isoform X1 has product MNLLYVFGLILGVRLASVFVVKTYYVPDEYWQSLEVAHKLTFGYGYLTWEWVQGIRSYVYPVLIAGLYKLLALLHLDSVQLLVLLPRILQATLTAYSDYRFYVWTGKRKWALFLILVPWFWFYTGSRTLANTLEASLTTIALSYFPWYGEGTAYLWPAAICCFLRPTAAVIWLPLSLYHLRKSRQSVVELILKRFLVIGLLVAGLGIAIDTYWHGHLIVTPYEFLKYNIFNNIGSFYGSHPWYWYFTVGLPTVLGINTLPFIYGIMETVRKSEKHEVSKQLLITIFLTLVVLSTVEHKEFRFVSSLLPLCLYVCVDAVSRWSYRASSTMLWCSAFVILLGNVLPAWYLSTVHQKGPIDLMPKLRDIAQEYRDEREHRANILFLMPCHSTPFYSHIHENVTMRFLTCEPNLKNQENFKDEADRFYESPNHWLSSHIPIHPRTALPTHVVLFDSLTEKIGDFLTNYKLLHSIEHAEVIQMDESQALLNDWSKALGAQPPNLASLLQHRQLRTGRAIQVYQRLLKGEENTFNRDQLPSEQDTESQIFDNRFN; this is encoded by the exons ATGAATCTGCTGTACGTTTTTGGGCTGATTCTGGGCGTTCGCTTGGCTTCCGTTTTCGTGGTTAAGACTTATTACGTGCCCGACGAATACTGGCAAAGTCTGGAAGTGGCCCACAAACTGACCTTTGG atATGGCTACTTGACATGGGAGTGGGTCCAGGGCATACGCAGCTATGTGTATCCCGTGCTGATTGCTGGACTGTACAAACTGCTTGCTCTGCTCCATCTGGACAGCGTtcagctgctggtgctgttgccgCGCATCCTCCAGGCCACCTTGACGGCCTACTCCGACTATCGCTTCTATGTGTGGACCGGCAAGCGTAAGTGGGCCTTGTTTCTGATCTTGGTGCCTTGGTTCTGGTTCTACACTGGCTCGCGCACGCTGGCCAACACCTTGGAGGCATCGCTGACCACAATTGCGTTGAGCTACTTCCCGTGGTATGGCGAGGGAACCGCATATTTGTGGCCCGCTGCCATCTGTTGCTTCCTGCGTCCCACGGCTGCTGTCATCTGGCTTCCCCTGTCGCTCTATCATCTCCGCAAGAGTCGGCAGTCCGTGGTGGAGTTGATCCTGAAGCGTTTCTTGGTCATCGG CTTACTTGTTGCCGGCTTGGGCATTGCCATCGACACGTACTGGCACGGCCACCTCATTGTGACGCCGTACGAGTTCCTCAAGTACAACATCTTCAACAACATTGGCAGCTTCTATGGCTCGCATCCGTGGTATTGGTACTTCACCGTCGGCCTACCCACAGTGCTGGGCATCAACACTCTCCCGTTTATATACGGCATCATGGAAACAGTCCGCAAATCGGAAAAGCACGAGGTTAGCAAGCAATTACTGATTACCATTTTCCTCACACTGGTCGTGCTGAGTACGGTGGAGCATAAGGAGTTCCGTTTTGTGTCCTCGCTGCTGCCCTTGTGCCTGTATGTGTGCGTGGATGCCGTGTCCCGCTGGAGCTACCGTGCCTCGTCCACAATGCTCTGGTGCAGCGCATTTGTGATTCTATTAGGAAATGTGCTGCCCGCCTGGTACTTGAGCACGGTCCACCAGAAGGGACCCATCGATCTGATGCCAAAACTAAGGGATATTGCCCAAGAATATCGTGATGAGCGCGAACACCGGGCTAACATACTCTTCTTAATGCCATGCCACTCGACACCGTTTTACAG CCACATTCACGAGAATGTTACCATGAGGTTTCTCACCTGCGAGCCGAATCTGAAGAATCAGGAGAACTTTAAGGATGAAGCAGATCGCTTCTATGAGTCTCCCAATCACTGGCTGAGCTCACACATACCGATCCATCCTCGCACTGCCCTGCCCACTCATGTGGTGCTGTTCGATTCGCTAACTGAGAAGATTGGCGACTTTCTGACCAACTACAAGCTACTGCACAGCATCGAGCATGCAGAGGTAATCCAAATGGATGAGTCCCAGGCCCTGTTGAACGATTGGTCCAAAGCCCTGGGCGCCCAGCCACCTAATCTTGCCTCTCTATTGCAGCATCGGCAGTTGCGCACTGGACGTGCCATTCAGGTCTATCAGCGTCTGCTGAAGGGCGAAGAGAATACGTTTAATCGTGACCAGCTTCCGTCGGAGCAGGACACTGAGTCGCAGATCTTTGATAATCGTTTTAATTAA